Proteins encoded within one genomic window of Betaproteobacteria bacterium:
- the phaR gene encoding polyhydroxyalkanoate synthesis repressor PhaR has protein sequence MAEGSEKVRLIKKYPNRRLYDTATSSYITLADVKRLVLDNSDFKVVDAKSGDDLTRSILLQIIIEEESDGIPMFSSDMLSQIIRFYGHTMQGMMGNYLEKNIQTFMDLQNRLQEQSRAIYGENPMLSPDAWTQFMKLQGPTIQSLMGSYLEQSASMFLEMQQQLQRQTRNLFGSFSFPGLKTGEAASDESQGGGKS, from the coding sequence ATGGCTGAAGGAAGCGAAAAGGTTCGCCTCATCAAGAAATATCCCAACCGGCGACTCTACGACACGGCCACCAGCAGCTACATCACCCTCGCAGACGTCAAGCGCCTCGTACTCGACAACTCCGACTTCAAGGTGGTCGACGCCAAGTCCGGCGACGATCTCACGCGCAGCATCCTGCTGCAGATCATCATCGAGGAAGAGAGCGACGGCATCCCGATGTTCTCGAGCGACATGCTCTCGCAGATCATCCGCTTCTACGGCCATACCATGCAGGGCATGATGGGCAATTACCTGGAGAAGAACATCCAGACTTTCATGGACCTGCAGAATCGGCTGCAAGAGCAGTCGCGTGCCATCTACGGCGAGAACCCGATGCTCTCCCCGGATGCCTGGACGCAGTTCATGAAGCTGCAGGGCCCCACCATCCAGAGCCTCATGGGCAGCTACCTCGAACAGAGCGCGAGCATGTTTCTGGAGATGCAGCAACAATTGCAGCGCCAGACGCGCAACCTCTTCGGCAGCTTCTCGTTCCCCGGACTGAAGACCGGGGAAGCCGCCTCGGACGAGAGCCAGGGCGGCGGCAAGAGCTAG
- a CDS encoding phasin family protein encodes MQQSAPVETGVTNVRREKMFEKPEDFAAFGKGGLETAIKFAQISMDSAERMMKLQLDAARTSFEENSKTAKALADTKDPQQLMSLRTKLAEQSVEKMLSYCKSVYEVASATQAEVSRLLEQAMTSHSGEVMEAIEKVMKATPGAGSEAAVAAFKTAMSATQNAMESMTKAATQVTQMADSSIRAATQATSEAAKAAVKKK; translated from the coding sequence ATGCAGCAAAGTGCACCGGTCGAAACTGGTGTAACCAACGTGAGGAGAGAGAAGATGTTTGAAAAGCCGGAAGATTTCGCCGCCTTCGGTAAGGGGGGTCTCGAGACAGCAATCAAGTTTGCCCAGATCTCGATGGACAGCGCCGAGCGCATGATGAAGCTGCAGCTCGACGCCGCCCGCACTTCGTTCGAAGAGAACAGCAAGACCGCGAAGGCATTGGCGGATACCAAGGACCCGCAGCAGCTGATGAGCCTGCGGACCAAGCTCGCAGAGCAGAGCGTCGAGAAAATGCTCTCGTACTGCAAGAGCGTCTACGAGGTGGCGTCGGCGACGCAGGCGGAGGTTTCGCGCCTGCTGGAACAGGCGATGACCTCGCACAGCGGTGAGGTCATGGAAGCCATCGAGAAGGTCATGAAGGCAACGCCGGGCGCGGGCTCGGAGGCCGCCGTGGCCGCTTTCAAGACGGCCATGTCCGCCACCCAGAATGCGATGGAGAGCATGACCAAGGCGGCAACACAGGTGACGCAGATGGCCGATTCGTCGATCCGCGCCGCGACACAAGCCACCTCGGAAGCCGCGAAGGCGGCCGTGAAGAAGAAGTAG
- the phaC gene encoding class I poly(R)-hydroxyalkanoic acid synthase: MDARTENPPENFELVKSITEANQKLITEFLKKFTPAQRLEANEMLQSLTAGVMHDADQLQQLNKRYAEMWGRLWSNMLKRATGQEAEPVVVPEKGDRRFQAAEWKEIPYFDFLRQSYLLNARWLSDLAEAAKLEPHSKKKLKFFTRQIVDAMCPANFPASNPEALKLAMETGGQSFAKGYRNLVDDLEKGRISMVDESAFEVGENLAKTPGSVIFQNEIFQLIHYRPTTEKVREVPFLIVPPFINKYYILDLQPDNSFVKYAVDQGFNTFLVSWRNIPAELGSLSWDDYLEQAVFKSLEVVLDVTRADKANMLGFCVGGTLLSSALAVMAARGDKRVNTLTLLTTMLDFSDVGEIGVYLDEAYVEKRDVDFAEGGVVRGSELASTFASLRANELVWSYVVNNYLKGKTPEAFDLLYWNSDGSHLPGKLYAWYVRNMYFENNLRVPNKLTALGIPLNLRSIKVPTFALAAREDHIVPWHSAYISARLLGSEEIEFVLAASGHIAGVINPASKNRRNYWVGEGKLPETHEEWLANAKQVPGSWWPRWSEWLVKRSGGEVAAPKKLGNRTYTELEPAPGSYVRVRQE; this comes from the coding sequence ATGGATGCGCGCACGGAGAATCCGCCCGAGAATTTCGAGCTCGTAAAGTCGATCACCGAGGCGAATCAGAAGCTGATCACGGAGTTCCTGAAGAAGTTCACGCCGGCTCAGCGCCTGGAGGCAAACGAGATGCTGCAGTCGCTCACCGCCGGCGTGATGCATGACGCCGACCAGCTGCAGCAGCTGAACAAGCGCTACGCAGAGATGTGGGGGCGGCTGTGGAGCAACATGCTGAAGCGCGCCACCGGACAGGAAGCGGAGCCGGTCGTGGTGCCGGAGAAAGGAGACCGCCGCTTCCAGGCCGCGGAGTGGAAGGAGATCCCGTATTTCGATTTCCTGCGGCAGTCCTACCTGCTCAACGCGCGCTGGCTCTCCGACCTGGCGGAGGCGGCCAAGCTCGAGCCGCACAGCAAGAAGAAGCTCAAGTTCTTCACGCGGCAGATCGTGGACGCGATGTGCCCGGCGAACTTCCCGGCGTCGAATCCGGAGGCGCTGAAACTCGCGATGGAGACGGGGGGCCAGAGCTTCGCGAAGGGTTACAGGAATCTCGTCGACGACCTCGAAAAGGGGCGCATCTCGATGGTCGACGAATCCGCCTTCGAAGTCGGCGAGAACCTCGCCAAGACACCCGGCTCGGTGATCTTCCAGAACGAGATCTTCCAGCTGATCCACTACCGCCCGACGACGGAGAAGGTGCGCGAGGTGCCTTTCCTGATCGTCCCGCCGTTCATCAACAAGTACTACATCCTCGATCTGCAGCCGGACAACTCGTTCGTGAAGTACGCGGTCGATCAGGGCTTCAACACGTTCCTCGTCTCGTGGCGGAACATTCCGGCGGAGCTCGGTTCGCTGTCCTGGGACGACTATCTCGAGCAGGCGGTGTTCAAGTCCCTGGAAGTCGTCCTCGACGTGACCCGCGCCGACAAGGCCAACATGCTCGGCTTCTGCGTCGGCGGCACGTTGCTGTCCTCGGCGCTCGCGGTGATGGCGGCGCGCGGCGACAAGCGCGTCAACACGCTGACGCTGCTCACGACGATGCTCGACTTCAGCGACGTCGGCGAGATCGGTGTCTACCTCGACGAAGCCTACGTGGAAAAGCGCGATGTCGATTTTGCCGAGGGCGGCGTCGTGCGCGGTTCGGAGCTCGCCAGCACGTTCGCCAGCCTGCGCGCGAACGAGCTCGTCTGGTCCTACGTGGTCAACAACTACCTCAAGGGCAAGACGCCGGAAGCCTTCGATCTGCTCTACTGGAACAGCGACGGGTCACATCTCCCCGGCAAGCTGTACGCCTGGTATGTGCGCAACATGTACTTCGAGAACAACCTGCGGGTGCCCAACAAGCTCACGGCGCTCGGCATACCGCTCAATCTGCGCAGCATCAAGGTTCCGACGTTCGCGCTGGCGGCGCGCGAGGACCACATCGTGCCGTGGCACTCCGCCTACATCAGCGCGCGGCTCCTCGGCAGCGAGGAGATCGAGTTCGTGCTGGCGGCCAGCGGGCACATCGCCGGCGTCATCAATCCCGCCTCGAAAAACCGCCGCAACTACTGGGTGGGCGAGGGCAAGCTGCCGGAGACTCACGAGGAGTGGCTCGCCAACGCGAAGCAGGTGCCGGGCAGCTGGTGGCCACGCTGGTCGGAATGGCTGGTCAAGCGCTCGGGCGGCGAGGTTGCCGCGCCGAAGAAGCTCGGCAATCGCACGTATACCGAGTTGGAACCCGCTCCCGGCAGCTACGTCAGAGTGCGCCAGGAGTAA